From the genome of Carassius gibelio isolate Cgi1373 ecotype wild population from Czech Republic chromosome A16, carGib1.2-hapl.c, whole genome shotgun sequence, one region includes:
- the LOC128030230 gene encoding uncharacterized protein LOC128030230 — MSLSIHNASPGNSLSRACPAACGALIAAKDLHPFCVVCLGLKHAQEALENAENCSHCLMLPKNVLRRRLKVAATQCSELGFTDSDLGHGDDDALPGDSRGASSLVWADQPNPAFPEEDIFAGNLMLADEPAGSGDEDDATLLGVSEDEDAIPPSGVPQASGHAALPQSILLEVCERAAARLNIEWPAPQSATDQERDIYDGKVLGSPPGPGKQLFPVLPACAKHMRHNWSEPLDFKHGLSGLEVKDMAAHGMGDPPAIEPSIARHLNPAQGGLLAPPKSVLPNKLDRFSASVHQAAYKSSALAVRALNVSSLLSAYQAEILDELGQQLKKRTPSLHLWKEILTVNDLVLRNARQAVQACGRSMALSVVGERVLWLNLSGLPDSEKRRIAGASMEPDRALFGPAVALMQQRCDDKRKEDEAFKLCLPKGKNRLPPRPRLEDHLTLTPSTRNVSGLPDVRLMEASSPRSWATSPSDSLPVPGPPFKRRRVSRGWIDSSSFEAAQPMCLMNGVCSPLTFRGSVVRKSAKAVSPHRIHSVPLTQPIKASAPVFPQHKTHRKTKNTLKQTNQMNSLWREDLSPQRESISPRREEICLNPCMLPLVCPLDGAIASQINQLGLHSPAAARVGTLSNHEWAWRTVSAPEWVMRTIMQGYRLQFSMKPPHFNGVLSSHTEENASHILKEEISSLLNKGAIQMVPPTLMNQGFYSRYFLVPKKDGALRPILDLRVLNKHLRKYNFRMLTHGSLARAIKQNDWFTSVDLKDAFFHISIYPPHRKFLRFAYQGTCYEFTVLPFGLSLSPRCFCLCAEAGLAPMRMSGLRILTYIDDWLIIAESKEKVLQDTCRVLTHITSLGFRVNVGKSNFTPSQNVIFLGLELNSVSMRVRLSQERVLSLMNCLSQFREGAKVQYRTCLRLQGLMASSIQVVPLGLLRMRAFMKWVLLLHFSPTRDLCRSVIVTRACSAALRHWKSADFYAHGTPLGTVMMRKVVTTDASLTGWGATQEGRTVNGLWPSRLRSAHINYLELMAIWKALNYFLPRLQGHHVLVRCDNTTTVAYINRQGGVRSSKLHALAYKLLVWSAQVFLSLRATHVPGLLNRGADLLSRGNPIYGDWRLHPQIVDMLWMRFGQATVDLFASRENYHCPMFFSLKDVDAPLGVDALAHPWPRVLLYAFPPLCLIIPTLARVREQGLSLILIAPRWPKAPWLAEIITLLYAEPWRLPPRTDLLSQANGEIYHPHPDRVALWAWPVRGRT; from the coding sequence ATGTCGCTTTCTATACATAACGCTTCTCCGGGGAATAGCCTATCACGGGCCTGCCCGGCCGCGTGTGGAGCACTCATCGCTGCCAAGGACCTTCACCCGTTCTGCGTGGTTTGCTTGGGCCTTAAACACGCTCAAGAAGCCTTGGAGAACGCGGAAAATTGCAGTCATTGCCTTATGCTGCCCAAAAATGTTTTACGACGCCGTCTTAAGGTTGCAGCGACCCAGTGCTCCGAGCTCGGTTTTACTGACTCAGATCTGGGACACGGTGACGACGACGCGCTACCGGGGGACTCCCGGGGCGCCTCCTCACTTGTTTGGGCTGACCAGCCCAATCCCGCATTCCCCGAAGAGGACATCTTCGCGGGCAACCTCATGCTCGCCGACGAACCGGCCGGTTCCGGCGATGAGGATGATGCAACCCTTCTCGGGGTCTCAGAGGACGAGGATGCCATCCCGCCCTCCGGCGTTCCCCAGGCTAGCGGCCACGCAGCCCTGCCTCAGTCCATCCTCCTGGAAGTGTGTGAGCGAGCGGCCGCTCGCCTCAACATTGAGTGGCCGGCTCCACAGAGCGCCACCGACCAGGAGAGGGATATTTACGACGGAAAAGTGTTGGGATCTCCTCCCGGTCCGGGGAAACAACTCTTCCCCGTCCTTCCAGCGTGCGCTAAGCATATGAGGCACAACTGGAGCGAACCGCTCGACTTCAAACACGGCCTTTCGGGCCTTGAAGTAAAGGATATGGCAGCTCATGGTATGGGCGACCCCCCCGCTATCGAGCCTTCCATCGCCAGGCACCTTAACCCCGCTCAGGGCGGGCTGCTCGCTCCCCCTAAGTCGGTCTTGCCCAACAAGCTGGACCGTTTTTCTGCCTCAGTTCACCAGGCCGCATACAAGTCCTCGGCCTTGGCAGTCAGGGCCCTGAACGTCTCGTCTCTCCTCTCCGCTTACCAGGCGGAGATTTTGGACGAATTAGGGCAACAGCTAAAAAAGCGAACTCCTTCTCTACACTTGTGGAAGGAGATCCTCACGGTGAACGACCTCGTCCTTCGTAATGCTCGCCAGGCCGTCCAAGCCTGCGGGCGCTCTATGGCGCTTTCTGTGGTGGGAGAGCGCGTGCTCTGGCTTAACCTGTCAGGCCTTCCTGACAGTGAGAAGCGGCGCATCGCGGGCGCGTCGATGGAGCCCGATCGGGCTCTGTTCGGCCCCGCCGTCGCATTGATGCAACAACGGTGTGACGACAAAAGGAAGGAGGACGAGGCATTCAAGTTATGTCTTCCTAAGGGGAAAAATCGACTCCCGCCGCGGCCGCGGCTGGAGGACCATCTAACCCTAACCCCATCGACTCGAAACGTAAGCGGCCTGCCTGATGTTCGATTGATGGAGGCATCGAGTCCGCGTTCATGGGCCACGAGCCCTTCGGACTCTCTCCCTGTCCCAGGACCCCCGTTCAAAAGACGCAGGGTCTCCCGCGGATGGATCGATTCCTCTTCGTTCGAGGCTGCCCAGCCCATGTGTTTAATGAACGGTGTGTGTTCCCCCCTCACGTTCAGGGGGTCTGTTGTGAGGAAAAGTGCAAAAGCAGTGTCACCACACCGCATACACTCTGTTCCCCTCACCCAACCAATAAAGGCTTCGGCCCCAGTGTTTccccaacacaaaacacacagaaaaacaaaaaacacattaaaacaaacgaATCAAATGAATTCGTTATGGAGAGAGGATCTCTCTCCGCAGAGAGAATCCATCTCCCCGCGGAGAGAGGAAATCTGTCTGAACCCCTGCATGTTGCCCCTGgtgtgtccactagatggcgccattgcatcacaaataaaccagctggGCTTACACAGCCCCGCTGCAGCTCGGGTGGGAACACTTTCAAATCACGAATGGGCTTGGCGAACTGTTTCGGCTCCCGAGTGGGTGATGCGTACTATAATGCAGGGATACAGACTGCAGTTTTCAATGAAACCCCCGCATTTCAACGGCGTTCTCTCTTCACACACAGAAGAGAACGCCTCAcacattctgaaagaggaaatatCCTCCCTCCTAAACAAGGGAGCGATTCAGATGGTGCCCCCCACTCTGATGAATCAGGGATTTTATTCTCGTTATTTCCTGGTCCCAAAAAAGGACGGCGCTCTCCGCCCTATTCTGGACCTTCGTGTGTTAAACAAACATTTGAGGAAATACAATTTCAGAATGCTGACTCATGGCTCGCTCGCCCGTGCCATAAAACAGAACGACTGGTTCACATCGgtcgacctgaaagatgctttctTCCATATAAGCATTTATCCGCCACACAGGAAGTTTCTTCGTTTCGCCTACCAAGGCACATGTTACGAATTCACAGTTCTGCCGTTTGGGCTCAGTCTAAGCCCCcggtgtttctgtctgtgtgcggAGGCGGGTTTAGCACCCATGAGAATGTCAGGTCTGAGGATTCTGACATACATAGACGATTGGCTAATCATAGCCGAATCGAAAGAGAAAGTGTTGCAGGACACCTGCCGTGTGCTCACGCACATCACATCTCTCGGGTTCAGAGTGAATGTGGGCAAGAGCAATTTTACACCCAGTCAGAATGTCATTTTCCTGGGTTTGGAGTTGAACTCAGTCTCCATGCGAGTGCGTCTCTCTCAAGAGCGCGTTCTCTCTCTAATGAACTGTCTGTCGCAGTTCAGAGAGGGGGCGAAAGTACAATATCGCACATGCCTCAGGCTGCAGGGTCTTATGGCTTCATCAATCCAGGTTGTACCGCTGGgactcctgagaatgagagcgttCATGAAATGGGTTTTGTTACTACATTTCAGCCCGACGCGCGATCTTTGCCGCTCTGTAATAGTGACGCGCGCCTGCTCGGCAGCCTTGCGCCACTGGAAGAGCGCAGACTTTTACGCACATGGAACCCCTCTGGGGACAGTTATGATGCGGAAAGTTGTGACGACAGATGCGTCCTTAACAGGCTGGGGCGCCACCCAGGAGGGCAGAACGGTGAACGGTCTGTGGCCGAGCAGACTACGTTCAGCGCACATAAATTATTTAGAGCTTATGGCCATATGGAAAGCTCTGAATTATTTTCTGCCTCGCCTGCAGGGACATCATGTGCTCGTACGCTGCGACAATACCACGACAGTGGCTTATATCAACCGTCAGGGCGGCGTGCGCTCGTCGAAACTTCACGCTCTAGCTTACAAGCTTCTAGTGTGGAGCGCACAGGTTTTCCTGTCGTTACGCGCGACTCATGTTCCCGGCCTTCTAAACAGAGGCGCGGATCTTCTATCAAGGGGAAACCCAATCTACGGAGATTGGCGCCTTCACCCGCAGATAGTGGATATGTTATGGATGAGATTTGGACAGGCAACCGTAGATCTATTCGCCTCGCGCGAAAACTACCATTGTCCTATGTTCTTCTCGCTAAAGGACGTGGACGCACCCCTCGGGGTAGATGCACTGGCCCACCCGTGGCCCAGAGTGCTGCTGTATGCCTTTCCTCCCCTGTGCCTGATAATTCCTACACTGGCCCGGGTGAGAGAGCAGGGCCTGTCTCTCATTCTGATAGCACCCAGGTGGCCCAAAGCACCATGGCTGGCGGAGATAATAACTCTGTTATATGCCGAGCCGTGGCGCCTCCCCCCCCGCACAGATCTTTTGTCCCAAGCGAACGGGGAGATTTATCACCCACACCCGGACAGGGTGGCTCTTTGGGCGTGGCCCGTGAGAGGACGAACCTAA